In one window of Blastocatellia bacterium DNA:
- a CDS encoding CusA/CzcA family heavy metal efflux RND transporter, translated as MIERVIEFCARNRFLILFLIGIALLIGFHAMRNITLDAIPDLSDTQVIIYSRWDRSPDIIEDQVTYPIISSLLGLPRVKDIRGFSDFGYSYVYVIFEDGTDIYWVRSRTLEYLSSILPKLPDGVQVELAKDATAIGWVFQYALVDTTGKRNLAELRALQDWYLRYELQAVPGVAEVAPVGGFVRQYQVNLDPNALLAYRVPLDAVVRAIRQGNNDVGGRLIEFSGREYMVRGRGYIRSLRDVENLVVGINPETGTPILVKHLGTVTLGPDIRRGVAELDGEGETVGGIVIMRYGENALKVIERVKARLAEIERSLPEGVKIITTYDRSELILRSIATLKRTLIEELVIVSVVILLFLWHIPSAIIPIITIPIAVILSFIPMYGMKITANIMSLGGIAIAIGAMVDAAIVVVEQTHKRLEQWDAAGRPGDFREVVLRAVKEVGRPSFFTLLVIAVSFMPVFALEAQEGRLFRPLAFTKNFAMAIAAVLAITLDPAIRLLFTHMREFAFRPHLLCRLVNALLVGKIHREEKHPISRFLMRAYHPVVEWVLRHPWATIAGATLVVLLTIPVFFRLGSEFMPPLDEGVLLYMPTTMPGISVTEAQKLLQVQDKILKSFPEVERVFGKAGRAETATDPAPFSMIETVIVLKPPEQWPKVPRWYSSWAPEWLQAVLRRIWPDRKTTEELIYGPGGLNEALQLPGVVNAWTMPIKARIDMLTTGVRTPVGIKILGPDLNVIQEIGQRIERVLRDVPGTTSVFAERTVGGYFLDFALKREELARYGLTVEDAQTVIMSAIGGENITTTVEGRERYPINVRYLRDYRSTLDRLARVLVPTPHGAQIPLAQIAEIKLLSGPGMIRDENGRLSGYVYVDVSGRDIGGYVEEAKRIVREKVPLPPGYTLIWSGQYEYMQRVEERLKLVVPVTLFLIFLLLYLNTRSTAKTMIVMLAVPFSAVGAIWFLHLLDYNMSVAVWVGLIALLGVDAETGVFMLLYLDLAYEEMRRRGLMRTREHLREAIHYGAVKRLRPKFMTVATTFIALLPIMWSTGTGADVMKRIAAPMIGGILTSFVMELVVYPAIYFLWRWHFHVKKEG; from the coding sequence ATGATCGAGAGAGTCATCGAATTCTGCGCGCGCAATAGGTTTCTCATTCTTTTCCTCATCGGGATCGCTTTGCTCATTGGCTTCCACGCGATGCGCAACATCACGCTGGATGCTATCCCCGATCTCTCGGACACGCAGGTGATCATCTATTCCCGGTGGGATCGCAGTCCGGACATCATCGAGGATCAGGTCACCTATCCGATCATCAGCTCACTGCTCGGGTTGCCGCGAGTGAAAGATATTCGAGGATTCTCGGACTTCGGTTACTCCTACGTGTACGTGATCTTCGAGGACGGGACGGACATCTATTGGGTGCGGTCGCGAACGCTCGAATATCTGAGCAGCATTTTGCCGAAGTTGCCCGATGGGGTGCAGGTGGAATTGGCCAAAGATGCCACCGCCATTGGTTGGGTTTTCCAGTACGCTTTGGTGGATACGACGGGAAAACGGAATTTGGCCGAGCTCCGCGCTCTTCAGGATTGGTATCTCCGCTATGAACTCCAAGCAGTTCCTGGTGTCGCTGAGGTCGCTCCCGTTGGCGGCTTCGTTCGGCAGTACCAGGTGAATCTCGACCCTAATGCCCTCTTGGCTTACCGCGTCCCGCTAGACGCTGTCGTGCGCGCCATTCGTCAGGGGAACAACGATGTGGGCGGGCGGCTCATCGAGTTCTCGGGACGCGAATACATGGTGCGCGGTCGCGGCTATATCCGTTCCCTTCGCGATGTCGAGAATCTCGTCGTAGGGATCAATCCGGAGACGGGGACGCCCATCCTTGTGAAGCACCTCGGCACGGTCACCTTGGGCCCGGACATTCGTCGCGGCGTCGCCGAGCTGGATGGAGAAGGGGAGACGGTCGGCGGCATTGTGATCATGCGGTATGGCGAGAACGCGCTGAAGGTCATCGAGCGCGTGAAGGCGCGGCTGGCTGAAATCGAACGCAGTCTCCCGGAAGGGGTGAAGATCATCACGACCTACGATCGGTCGGAATTGATTCTCCGGTCCATCGCGACGTTGAAGCGAACGCTCATCGAAGAGCTGGTGATCGTGAGCGTCGTGATCCTCCTCTTCCTCTGGCATATCCCGAGCGCCATCATCCCCATCATCACGATTCCCATCGCCGTGATCCTGTCATTCATCCCGATGTATGGGATGAAGATCACGGCCAACATCATGTCGCTTGGGGGAATCGCCATCGCCATCGGCGCGATGGTGGATGCTGCAATCGTCGTCGTCGAGCAGACGCACAAGCGACTCGAGCAGTGGGACGCCGCTGGACGCCCGGGTGATTTCCGCGAGGTCGTCCTTCGCGCGGTGAAGGAAGTGGGCCGACCGAGCTTCTTCACGCTCTTGGTGATCGCTGTCTCGTTCATGCCGGTCTTCGCTCTGGAGGCGCAAGAGGGACGGCTCTTCCGACCGCTCGCCTTCACGAAGAACTTCGCCATGGCGATCGCTGCCGTGCTCGCGATCACGCTCGATCCGGCGATTCGGCTGCTCTTCACGCATATGCGGGAATTCGCCTTTCGCCCGCACTTGCTGTGTCGGCTCGTCAATGCGCTTCTTGTCGGAAAAATTCACCGCGAGGAGAAGCATCCGATCAGCCGATTCCTGATGCGCGCTTATCATCCGGTCGTGGAATGGGTCTTGCGACATCCATGGGCGACGATCGCCGGCGCGACCCTCGTCGTCCTCCTGACGATCCCCGTCTTCTTCCGCCTCGGATCGGAGTTCATGCCGCCGCTCGATGAAGGCGTGTTGCTCTACATGCCGACGACGATGCCGGGCATCTCAGTGACGGAGGCGCAGAAGCTGCTGCAGGTACAGGACAAGATCTTGAAATCGTTCCCCGAAGTCGAGCGAGTCTTCGGCAAGGCAGGACGCGCCGAGACGGCGACCGATCCAGCTCCTTTCTCGATGATCGAAACGGTCATCGTGCTCAAGCCCCCCGAGCAATGGCCGAAAGTGCCTCGGTGGTATTCGAGCTGGGCGCCCGAGTGGCTACAGGCCGTTTTACGACGGATCTGGCCCGATCGGAAGACCACTGAGGAGCTGATCTACGGCCCCGGTGGGTTGAACGAAGCGCTGCAGCTTCCGGGCGTCGTCAATGCTTGGACGATGCCGATCAAAGCGCGCATTGACATGCTCACGACGGGGGTGCGCACGCCAGTGGGGATCAAAATCCTCGGCCCCGATCTGAACGTCATTCAGGAGATCGGTCAGCGCATCGAGAGGGTGCTCCGGGATGTCCCCGGCACGACGAGCGTCTTCGCCGAACGGACGGTCGGAGGGTACTTCCTCGACTTCGCGCTGAAGCGCGAGGAGTTGGCTCGCTACGGGTTGACGGTCGAGGACGCGCAAACGGTCATCATGTCCGCCATCGGCGGCGAGAATATCACGACGACGGTCGAGGGACGGGAACGATATCCGATCAACGTGCGCTACTTGCGCGATTATCGCAGCACGCTCGATCGGCTCGCTCGGGTGCTCGTGCCCACTCCTCATGGTGCGCAAATTCCGCTCGCCCAAATCGCCGAGATCAAGCTCCTGTCTGGGCCCGGCATGATTCGCGATGAGAATGGCCGCTTGAGTGGTTACGTCTATGTAGATGTCTCCGGGCGCGACATCGGTGGCTATGTGGAAGAGGCCAAGCGGATCGTTCGGGAGAAGGTCCCACTGCCTCCCGGCTATACGCTCATCTGGAGTGGTCAGTACGAATACATGCAGCGCGTCGAAGAACGACTGAAGCTCGTCGTGCCGGTCACGCTCTTCCTCATCTTCCTGTTGCTCTATCTCAACACTCGCTCGACGGCGAAGACGATGATCGTCATGCTCGCCGTTCCATTCTCGGCCGTCGGCGCCATCTGGTTCCTCCATCTCTTGGACTACAACATGAGCGTCGCCGTCTGGGTGGGATTGATCGCCCTCCTCGGCGTGGATGCGGAGACGGGAGTTTTCATGCTGCTCTATCTCGATCTCGCGTATGAGGAGATGCGGCGCCGAGGGCTCATGCGAACGCGAGAGCATTTGCGCGAGGCGATTCACTATGGCGCGGTGAAGCGGTTGCGGCCGAAGTTCATGACCGTGGCGACGACATTCATCGCCTTGCTCCCCATCATGTGGTCTACGGGGACGGGAGCCGACGTGATGAAGCGCATCGCTGCCCCCATGATCGGGGGGATCCTGACCTCGTTCGTCATGGAGTTGGTCGTGTATCCGGCGATCTATTTCCTCTGGCGATGGCATTTCCATGTGAAGAAGGAGGGATGA
- a CDS encoding heavy metal translocating P-type ATPase — translation MHEVMGSGRGSEAVARDPVCGMRVNPEQAAGSQEYAGRTYFFCCQHCWERFRAEPERYVASAGPPIALKVIRRRPEPLRVGGNAYTCPMHADVRQAQPGACPECGMTLEAFSSIAATWEYTCPMHPEVMRREPEACPICGMALEPKMAIGEEAPSPELKDMSRRFWFSAMLTAPILLLAMSEMIGGIPGLSVRRAIAVQLVLATPVVLWGGWPFFQRAWASVRNRRWNMFTLIALGTGTAYLYSVIAALLPGIFPPSFRGPHGEVAVYFEAAAVITTLVLLGQVLELRARQRTGSAIRMLLGLVPKTARVIHESGEEEDVPLERVRVGDRLRVRPGERIPVDGLVLEGSSFVDESMVTGEPMPVEKGPGHWVIGGTVNGTGSFIMRAERVGRETLLQQIVQLVSEAQRSRAPIQRLADRVSAYFVPAVVFIAAVTFVIWGLIGPEPRMVHALVNAVAVLIIACPCALGLATPMAIMVGTGRGAMAGVLMRNAEALELLERVDTLVIDKTGTLTEGRPRLVSIVALAELTEAEILRFAASLERGSEHPLARALLEAAEQRGISLAHVRDFRSSPGKGAMGNVEGHTVMVGSEKGAVDLGLETEVDMVRPQVEAMRRIGQTVLFVIVDGTLVGLLGITDPLKASAREAITALHREKLRIVMVTGDHRQTAEAVARELGLDEVIAEVLPDEKAEVVRRLKAEGRRVAMAGDGINDAPALAEADVGIAMGTGTDVAIESAAIVLVKGDLRGIVRARRLSRATMRNIRQNLFFAFVYNLLGVPIAAGVFYPVFGLLLSPMIAAAAMTFSSVSVIANALRLRRLVL, via the coding sequence ATGCACGAAGTGATGGGTTCGGGTCGCGGATCTGAAGCCGTTGCGAGAGACCCGGTCTGCGGCATGCGGGTGAATCCGGAGCAGGCGGCGGGTTCTCAGGAGTATGCGGGGCGGACGTACTTCTTCTGCTGCCAGCATTGCTGGGAGCGGTTTCGCGCGGAGCCGGAGCGCTATGTGGCGTCGGCTGGCCCTCCCATCGCCCTCAAAGTCATTCGAAGACGGCCAGAGCCGCTTCGCGTGGGAGGAAATGCATACACCTGTCCCATGCATGCGGACGTGCGACAAGCGCAGCCCGGAGCCTGTCCGGAGTGTGGGATGACTCTGGAAGCATTCTCCAGCATCGCAGCGACTTGGGAGTACACCTGCCCGATGCATCCGGAGGTCATGCGCCGCGAGCCCGAAGCGTGTCCGATCTGCGGGATGGCGCTGGAGCCGAAGATGGCGATCGGTGAGGAAGCTCCCAGCCCGGAACTCAAAGACATGAGCCGCCGATTTTGGTTCAGCGCCATGCTGACAGCGCCGATCCTCTTGCTGGCGATGTCGGAGATGATCGGTGGAATTCCCGGCCTCTCGGTCCGTCGGGCGATCGCGGTTCAACTCGTTCTAGCGACGCCCGTTGTGCTCTGGGGAGGATGGCCCTTCTTTCAACGCGCGTGGGCCTCAGTGCGGAATCGGCGCTGGAACATGTTCACGCTCATCGCTTTGGGCACGGGAACGGCGTATCTCTACAGCGTGATCGCTGCGCTCCTTCCGGGGATCTTTCCCCCCTCATTCCGCGGTCCGCACGGTGAAGTCGCCGTATATTTCGAAGCGGCGGCTGTGATCACGACGCTCGTTCTCCTTGGGCAAGTGTTGGAGCTGCGCGCTCGTCAGCGTACGGGCAGTGCGATCCGGATGTTGTTGGGGTTAGTGCCTAAGACGGCGCGCGTGATCCACGAAAGCGGAGAGGAAGAGGACGTCCCGCTCGAACGCGTGCGCGTGGGCGATCGCCTTCGGGTTCGTCCGGGAGAACGCATCCCCGTGGATGGCCTCGTGCTCGAAGGTTCCAGCTTCGTGGACGAATCCATGGTGACGGGCGAGCCGATGCCGGTCGAGAAGGGACCGGGCCATTGGGTCATCGGGGGGACAGTGAATGGGACGGGCAGCTTCATCATGCGCGCCGAACGCGTCGGTCGCGAGACGCTGCTGCAGCAGATCGTGCAGTTAGTGAGCGAGGCGCAGCGGAGCCGCGCGCCGATTCAACGGTTGGCCGATCGCGTGTCGGCATACTTCGTCCCAGCCGTCGTGTTCATCGCCGCAGTCACCTTTGTGATCTGGGGCCTCATTGGGCCGGAACCGCGCATGGTCCACGCGTTGGTGAACGCCGTCGCTGTGCTGATCATCGCTTGTCCGTGCGCCTTGGGATTGGCTACGCCAATGGCAATCATGGTAGGAACGGGGCGAGGGGCGATGGCGGGCGTGCTCATGCGGAATGCCGAAGCGCTGGAACTGCTAGAACGTGTGGACACGCTCGTCATTGATAAGACGGGGACGCTCACGGAAGGGAGACCGCGCCTGGTCTCCATCGTCGCGTTGGCGGAGTTGACTGAGGCTGAGATATTGCGCTTCGCCGCGAGTCTTGAGCGAGGGAGCGAGCATCCTCTGGCGCGCGCGCTCTTGGAAGCCGCCGAGCAACGTGGGATCTCCCTGGCTCACGTGAGAGATTTTCGTTCATCTCCCGGGAAGGGGGCGATGGGAAATGTCGAGGGACACACGGTCATGGTCGGCAGCGAGAAGGGAGCCGTGGACCTCGGTTTGGAGACCGAAGTTGATATGGTGCGCCCGCAAGTGGAGGCGATGCGGCGCATTGGACAAACGGTCCTGTTCGTCATTGTGGATGGAACGCTCGTCGGACTCTTAGGGATCACCGACCCCCTCAAGGCTTCAGCGCGCGAGGCCATCACGGCCTTGCATCGGGAGAAGTTGCGGATTGTGATGGTCACCGGCGATCATCGCCAGACGGCCGAAGCAGTAGCTCGCGAGCTCGGTCTCGATGAGGTGATTGCTGAGGTCTTGCCGGACGAGAAAGCCGAAGTGGTGAGGCGCTTGAAAGCGGAGGGACGCCGAGTAGCCATGGCCGGGGATGGCATCAATGACGCTCCGGCGTTGGCCGAAGCGGATGTGGGGATCGCGATGGGGACGGGCACAGACGTCGCCATCGAGAGCGCTGCCATAGTCTTGGTGAAGGGCGACCTGCGCGGAATTGTGCGGGCCCGACGATTGAGCCGCGCGACGATGCGCAATATCCGGCAAAATCTCTTCTTCGCCTTTGTGTACAATCTCCTCGGCGTGCCGATCGCCGCTGGCGTCTTCTATCCGGTCTTCGGTCTGCTCTTGAGCCCGATGATCGCGGCGGCCGCGATGACATTCAGCTCGGTCTCAGTCATTGCGAATGCCCTGCGCTTGCGTCGGCTCGTTCTCTGA
- a CDS encoding efflux RND transporter periplasmic adaptor subunit: MERESHVPWKSSGEDPLDVLWAAHASSATREKTDRPSPRTPSEGEEAQGERGKQKKRFGSRRFWGAGVLLLALLVGGIAYQYREEWRRTPLGIWLARDEITPRSTAEAIYYCPMHPEYKSERLGECPVCGMTLVPLESASKDASQERVRETAEETLPPGTVHISPLKQQLIGVTYGEVMFGPIVHTIRTVGKITYDETKIARVHPKIEGWIERVHADYVGKFVQKGQPLVEVYSPELVATQQEYLLALRAKETLGRSAYREIAAAADSLYEASKRRLELWDIPEADIQRIRQRGQPLRALTLYAPVSGFILARNAFERQRATPETELYVIADLSTVWVLADIYESEVPMVRVGQAATMTTSAFPGKVFRGRISYISPQVDNVTRTVKVRLEFPNPGFVLKPDMYANVEIHVNYGRHLWVPESAVLDSGDEQILFVAHEGGYFEPRRVRVGPRVGDRYVILEGVRAGERIVTSGTFLIDSESRLKSALQGLGHAGHGRAPATSTKPSPEPSGHKP, translated from the coding sequence ATGGAGAGAGAATCGCACGTGCCCTGGAAATCATCGGGGGAAGACCCCTTGGACGTTCTGTGGGCGGCTCACGCCTCTTCGGCCACACGCGAAAAGACGGATCGGCCTTCGCCGAGGACACCTTCCGAGGGCGAGGAAGCACAAGGAGAGCGGGGGAAGCAGAAGAAGCGCTTCGGCTCACGGCGCTTTTGGGGAGCCGGTGTCCTTCTTCTTGCGCTTCTTGTAGGAGGGATCGCATACCAGTATCGCGAGGAGTGGCGGCGAACGCCGCTGGGGATATGGTTGGCGCGCGATGAGATCACTCCGCGCTCAACTGCGGAGGCGATCTACTACTGCCCGATGCATCCCGAGTACAAGTCCGAGCGACTGGGCGAATGTCCAGTCTGTGGGATGACGCTCGTGCCGTTGGAATCCGCATCGAAGGACGCATCTCAGGAACGTGTCCGGGAAACGGCGGAGGAGACCCTTCCTCCGGGAACCGTGCACATCAGCCCCCTCAAGCAACAGCTCATCGGTGTCACTTACGGCGAGGTGATGTTCGGCCCCATCGTTCATACCATCCGGACCGTTGGGAAGATCACCTACGACGAGACAAAAATCGCCCGCGTGCATCCTAAGATCGAAGGTTGGATCGAGAGAGTCCATGCGGATTACGTGGGGAAGTTTGTTCAGAAAGGACAACCTCTCGTCGAAGTGTATAGCCCGGAGCTCGTAGCCACGCAGCAGGAATATTTGCTGGCGCTGCGAGCGAAAGAGACGCTCGGTCGAAGCGCGTATCGGGAGATCGCTGCCGCCGCCGATTCGCTGTATGAAGCGAGCAAGCGGCGATTGGAATTGTGGGATATTCCGGAAGCCGACATCCAGCGGATCCGCCAACGCGGTCAACCGTTGCGGGCGCTCACGCTCTACGCGCCGGTGAGCGGGTTCATCCTCGCGCGCAATGCTTTCGAGCGGCAGCGCGCGACGCCGGAGACGGAGCTCTACGTGATCGCTGATCTCTCGACGGTGTGGGTCCTGGCGGACATCTACGAGTCCGAGGTGCCAATGGTTCGAGTCGGTCAAGCGGCGACGATGACGACCTCCGCTTTCCCCGGCAAGGTCTTTCGAGGTCGGATCAGCTACATCTCCCCACAAGTGGACAATGTGACGCGCACAGTGAAGGTTCGCTTGGAATTCCCGAATCCGGGCTTCGTGTTGAAACCGGACATGTACGCGAACGTCGAGATCCATGTCAATTATGGGCGACATCTCTGGGTCCCCGAGAGCGCCGTCCTCGATTCCGGCGATGAGCAAATCCTGTTCGTCGCTCACGAGGGGGGATATTTTGAACCGCGTCGCGTGCGCGTGGGACCGAGAGTGGGAGATCGGTACGTCATCTTGGAGGGGGTCAGGGCTGGGGAGCGGATCGTCACCTCCGGGACTTTCCTGATCGATTCCGAGAGCCGCCTCAAATCGGCTCTTCAAGGGCTCGGTCATGCCGGGCACGGTCGCGCGCCCGCAACGTCCACGAAGCCATCGCCCGAGCCTTCGGGGCACAAGCCATGA
- a CDS encoding cob(I)yrinic acid a,c-diamide adenosyltransferase, with amino-acid sequence MRITKVYTRTGDRGETSLVGGRRVRKDSARVEAYGDVDELNSLLGVVRAHMGDSPVNRLLAEVQNELFTVGADLASPLEIKAPRIEPDHIARLEQAIDEWNSTLPPLREFILPGGAVPGALLHLARTVARRAERRVVRLAAEEPINEHVLVYLNRLSDLLFVLARVVNRELRAMEEEASFGSPRSSTPPSS; translated from the coding sequence ATGCGCATCACGAAGGTGTACACGCGAACAGGTGATCGAGGAGAGACTTCGCTCGTCGGCGGCCGACGTGTGCGAAAGGATTCTGCACGCGTGGAGGCCTATGGAGATGTAGATGAGTTGAATTCGCTCCTTGGCGTCGTGCGAGCCCACATGGGGGATTCTCCGGTGAATCGGCTCCTGGCCGAGGTTCAGAATGAGCTGTTCACAGTGGGCGCGGATCTGGCCAGCCCATTGGAGATCAAAGCTCCGCGGATTGAGCCGGATCATATCGCGCGCCTAGAGCAGGCCATAGATGAATGGAACAGCACGCTTCCTCCCCTGCGGGAATTCATTCTTCCGGGGGGCGCCGTGCCGGGCGCTTTGCTTCATCTGGCGCGCACCGTCGCCCGTCGCGCCGAACGGCGCGTCGTGCGGCTGGCGGCCGAGGAACCGATCAACGAACACGTCCTCGTCTATTTGAACCGCCTCTCCGATCTCCTCTTTGTCCTGGCGCGCGTGGTCAATCGCGAGCTTCGGGCGATGGAAGAGGAAGCGAGCTTTGGATCCCCACGGTCCTCTACACCCCCTTCCTCTTGA
- a CDS encoding HU family DNA-binding protein, whose translation MAKKGLTKAELVGHLAEKLGVNRATARGFLDELSTLVAKEVKKAGVFALPGLGKFVLSKRKARMGRNPRTGEPIKIPAKTVLKFRIARALKNSVLPAKK comes from the coding sequence ATGGCGAAAAAGGGACTGACGAAAGCTGAATTGGTGGGACATCTGGCTGAGAAGCTTGGAGTGAATCGAGCGACGGCGCGAGGTTTCCTCGACGAGCTCTCGACGCTCGTGGCCAAAGAGGTGAAAAAGGCGGGCGTCTTTGCCTTGCCGGGACTTGGGAAATTCGTTCTCTCCAAACGGAAAGCCCGAATGGGTCGCAACCCTCGAACTGGCGAACCCATCAAGATCCCGGCCAAGACGGTCCTGAAATTCCGGATCGCAAGGGCGCTGAAGAACTCCGTTCTCCCGGCGAAGAAGTGA
- a CDS encoding TolC family protein — translation MDASSVEQPLVTLDELIAEALRANPEILEARRRYEARLARIPQMSTPPEPTLSIASVGNLLPFSVQVGDPSSARTVSIMQEIPFPGKLALRGKIAALEAEAERWNYEQIWRRVISELKVAYYELYLVDKSLEIVQRVKGLLEQFLKIAEARYQVGKAAQADVLKAQTEISILLERLTVLERRRASTVALINALLNRSPEAPLGRTTEVKRGSLTFSLEELYRMAAASPELKQQERVMDSRHYQIALAQKEFYPDFAVSFQYMQRPAMPEMWGFSVSVKLPLYFWRKQRPALEEAGAEWAEARQRHEGIRAQLFFRVKDLYLMAMAADRLLRLYEEGIIPQATLALESSIAAYQVGTVDFLTLITSLITVLDYETSYYEQLVTFQKSLAQLEPIIGRELVR, via the coding sequence GTGGACGCTTCGTCCGTGGAACAACCCCTCGTCACGCTCGACGAGTTGATCGCCGAGGCATTGCGCGCTAATCCGGAGATCCTCGAAGCGCGGCGGCGATATGAGGCCCGCCTGGCGCGCATCCCGCAGATGTCGACACCACCGGAACCCACGCTTTCGATCGCCTCGGTGGGGAATTTGCTGCCGTTCTCCGTTCAGGTCGGAGATCCATCCAGTGCGCGCACAGTGAGCATCATGCAGGAGATCCCATTCCCTGGAAAGCTCGCCCTCCGGGGGAAGATCGCTGCTTTGGAGGCGGAAGCCGAGCGGTGGAACTACGAGCAAATCTGGCGCCGCGTGATTTCCGAGCTGAAGGTGGCCTATTACGAGTTGTACCTCGTGGACAAGTCCCTGGAGATCGTCCAACGGGTCAAGGGTCTGCTTGAACAATTCCTCAAGATCGCTGAGGCGCGCTATCAGGTGGGGAAGGCTGCGCAAGCGGATGTCCTCAAGGCGCAAACGGAGATTTCGATCCTGTTGGAGCGGCTGACAGTTCTGGAGCGGCGACGAGCAAGTACTGTCGCGCTCATCAACGCTCTGTTGAATCGCTCGCCGGAGGCGCCTCTTGGGCGGACGACCGAGGTGAAAAGAGGATCGCTCACTTTTTCGCTCGAGGAGCTATACAGGATGGCGGCTGCTTCTCCTGAGCTGAAGCAACAGGAGCGAGTGATGGACAGCCGCCACTATCAGATCGCGCTCGCGCAGAAGGAGTTCTACCCGGATTTCGCCGTGAGCTTCCAATACATGCAGCGCCCGGCGATGCCGGAGATGTGGGGCTTCAGCGTGAGCGTGAAACTCCCTCTGTATTTCTGGCGGAAGCAGCGGCCAGCGCTCGAAGAAGCTGGCGCTGAATGGGCCGAGGCCCGACAGCGACACGAAGGGATCCGCGCGCAACTCTTCTTCCGCGTGAAGGATTTGTATCTGATGGCGATGGCGGCCGATCGGCTTCTTCGACTCTATGAGGAGGGAATCATCCCTCAAGCGACCTTAGCACTGGAGTCTTCGATCGCGGCGTATCAGGTCGGGACGGTGGATTTCCTGACGCTCATCACGAGCCTCATCACCGTGCTCGACTATGAGACGAGCTATTACGAACAGCTCGTCACTTTTCAGAAGTCGCTGGCTCAACTCGAGCCCATCATCGGGAGAGAGTTGGTGAGATGA